From a region of the Halomonas sp. HL-93 genome:
- a CDS encoding tyrosine-type recombinase/integrase — MAIHKLSPRKVATAAPGKHEDGGGLRLVVSEGGAKKWVLRFTFHSKRREMGLGSFPDTSLAEARSKAENFRKLAKDGIDPIHARELEKQEQSTPTFINCAARYIQSHRRSWRNAKHARQWVSTLKTYARPVIGDLPIDEVTTQDVLKILTPIWTVKNETAKRVQGRIENVLDFAAAHGYREPINPARWRGHLDKLLAKPSKVQKVTHHPAMPYDQVADFMEAVKDFNSMSSKALQLLILTATRTSEVLNAEWHEIDLNNATWTIPAERMKAMREHRIPLSSQASQLLSDLPQVKGNSYVFPGMRAGRPLSNMSLLQFMRGIGYGQSGEKGNYVPHGFRSSCRDWTGEVTSYPRDVAEMALAHSIENKVEAAYRRGDLFEKRRKMMQEWANYIASTLNKSL; from the coding sequence CCCCTGGCAAACATGAAGATGGTGGAGGGCTACGCCTTGTGGTTTCTGAAGGCGGGGCAAAAAAGTGGGTGCTCAGGTTTACCTTTCACAGTAAACGCCGAGAAATGGGGCTTGGCAGCTTCCCTGATACAAGCTTGGCTGAGGCTCGCAGCAAAGCTGAAAATTTCAGAAAGTTGGCCAAGGATGGCATTGACCCCATCCATGCTCGCGAGCTTGAAAAACAGGAACAATCTACACCGACGTTTATAAATTGTGCTGCACGGTATATCCAGTCACACCGTCGCAGTTGGCGTAATGCTAAGCATGCACGCCAGTGGGTGAGCACATTAAAAACCTATGCGCGACCAGTCATCGGTGACCTACCCATTGATGAAGTAACTACCCAAGATGTTCTCAAAATATTGACACCCATTTGGACGGTAAAAAATGAAACAGCTAAGCGTGTACAGGGCCGTATTGAAAACGTACTAGATTTTGCGGCTGCTCACGGCTACCGAGAGCCCATCAATCCCGCACGCTGGCGTGGGCATCTTGATAAGCTATTGGCAAAGCCATCAAAGGTTCAGAAGGTTACTCATCACCCTGCCATGCCTTACGACCAAGTGGCTGACTTCATGGAAGCTGTTAAAGATTTCAATAGCATGTCATCAAAAGCACTGCAGCTGTTGATTTTAACCGCGACACGAACATCAGAAGTCCTGAATGCTGAGTGGCATGAAATTGACCTTAATAACGCCACATGGACGATTCCTGCTGAACGTATGAAAGCTATGCGTGAACATCGGATACCCCTTTCCTCTCAGGCTTCGCAATTGCTTTCCGATTTGCCACAAGTCAAAGGGAATTCGTATGTGTTTCCAGGCATGAGGGCTGGGCGCCCTCTTTCGAATATGTCTCTACTGCAATTTATGAGAGGAATTGGCTATGGGCAAAGTGGCGAAAAAGGTAACTATGTTCCGCACGGCTTTCGCTCTAGTTGTCGTGACTGGACCGGCGAAGTCACTAGTTATCCTCGGGATGTTGCCGAGATGGCGCTGGCGCACTCTATCGAAAATAAGGTTGAAGCGGCCTATCGCCGTGGTGACCTGTTTGAGAAGCGGCGTAAGATGATGCAGGAGTGGGCTAATTACATCGCGTCAACTTTAAATAAATCGTTGTAA
- a CDS encoding LacI family DNA-binding transcriptional regulator has protein sequence MKRKSVTSRDVAKLAGVSQSAVSRSFSPNAKVAEKTRKKVMQAARELGYRPNSIARSLITRSSRTIAVVTYSLENPFYSFMLEKASRYFQQQGYHLQLFFAPSDSGFATVIDDIIRSQVEGVLMLAITLDSAQAEEVADFGIPFVVINRTVNFDGISQVGSDNHSGGYWAGHYLASLGHRRIAYLAGLPDSSTDLQRKAGFLEGLADEGLACHAAEIGNYRYADACHATRRLFANSSQPDALFCANDLMAIAAIDTLRHEFGLAVPDDVSVIGFDDVPMAAWPSHSLTTLKQPVELMASKATELLMAQINQIDTAPEHIMLPVTPMLRNSTRRSIRHSKENLKEPSDAHHRSAR, from the coding sequence ATGAAAAGAAAATCCGTAACCTCCCGCGATGTGGCGAAGCTTGCTGGTGTGTCGCAATCAGCAGTGAGTCGCAGCTTTTCGCCTAATGCCAAGGTAGCGGAGAAAACCCGCAAAAAGGTAATGCAGGCAGCTCGGGAACTGGGGTATCGCCCCAACTCTATTGCACGTTCGCTGATCACCAGGTCGAGTCGTACCATTGCTGTGGTGACTTACAGTCTCGAAAACCCTTTTTACAGTTTCATGTTGGAAAAAGCGTCACGCTATTTTCAGCAACAGGGGTACCATCTTCAGCTTTTCTTCGCTCCATCAGATAGCGGTTTCGCCACAGTAATCGACGACATTATCAGAAGCCAAGTGGAGGGTGTTTTGATGTTGGCTATTACTCTGGACAGCGCTCAAGCCGAAGAGGTGGCGGATTTTGGTATACCTTTCGTTGTGATCAACCGTACCGTCAACTTTGATGGCATCAGCCAGGTCGGCAGCGACAACCACAGCGGGGGTTATTGGGCAGGCCATTACCTTGCCTCACTTGGTCATCGCCGCATTGCCTATTTGGCAGGATTGCCAGACTCTTCCACCGATCTCCAACGCAAAGCTGGCTTTCTAGAAGGGCTCGCCGACGAGGGGTTAGCCTGCCACGCAGCGGAAATTGGTAACTACCGCTATGCAGATGCCTGCCATGCGACGAGACGGCTGTTTGCCAATTCGTCACAACCCGATGCACTTTTTTGTGCAAATGACCTGATGGCAATCGCAGCTATTGATACTTTGCGTCATGAATTTGGTCTTGCAGTACCCGATGACGTTTCGGTTATTGGTTTTGACGATGTGCCGATGGCGGCTTGGCCGAGTCATTCTCTGACGACGCTGAAACAGCCAGTCGAATTGATGGCGTCAAAGGCTACTGAGTTATTGATGGCGCAGATCAACCAGATTGACACTGCTCCAGAACATATCATGCTCCCGGTGACACCGATGCTGCGCAACAGTACCCGGCGGTCAATTCGCCATTCCAAAGAGAATCTAAAGGAGCCGAGTGATGCGCATCATCGTAGCGCCCGATAG
- a CDS encoding glycerate kinase, which yields MRIIVAPDSYKDALSAREAVSAIADGIRRALPSAQWDACPMGDGGEGTLDALIGATGAERRYQKVNDPLGRPRQAEWGWHSVNRTAYIELAEASGLQHLTPLERTALHSSTHGVGEMILAAMDADAERVILTLGGSATNDAGAGMLQALGAKLLDDQGRPLPPGGAALTNLARVELEGLDSRLSEVIFETAVDVDNPLVGEHGASVVFGPQKGASDKNVVMLDAALAHFADKVAEAQGGDFRELPGSGAAGGMGFAARTFLGAELRPGIELVMHQVGFRQRLEYADLVITGEGRLDGQSMSGKTPIGIARCAREMGVPVVVLAGSLGEGWQSAYNEGVTAAMSLADGPMGLDEALLRCAELLSDRSESALRLFQSVLQRFI from the coding sequence ATGCGCATCATCGTAGCGCCCGATAGCTATAAAGATGCATTATCGGCTAGGGAAGCCGTCAGCGCGATCGCTGACGGCATTCGGAGAGCATTACCCTCTGCACAGTGGGATGCTTGCCCGATGGGGGATGGTGGAGAAGGAACTTTAGATGCTCTGATTGGTGCGACGGGAGCGGAGCGACGTTATCAGAAGGTGAATGATCCCCTAGGTCGACCTCGGCAAGCAGAGTGGGGCTGGCACTCCGTCAATCGTACAGCCTATATTGAGCTAGCTGAGGCATCTGGGCTTCAGCATCTGACACCTCTTGAACGCACGGCATTGCATAGTTCCACGCATGGGGTAGGTGAGATGATTCTCGCCGCCATGGACGCTGATGCAGAGCGCGTAATACTCACGCTTGGGGGGAGTGCGACCAATGACGCGGGCGCAGGCATGTTGCAGGCTTTGGGGGCAAAATTGCTTGATGATCAAGGACGACCTTTGCCACCGGGCGGGGCGGCTCTGACCAATCTTGCTCGAGTGGAGCTTGAAGGCCTAGATTCGCGCCTGTCAGAGGTGATCTTTGAGACGGCCGTGGATGTAGATAATCCGCTAGTTGGTGAACACGGCGCCAGTGTAGTGTTCGGTCCCCAAAAAGGCGCTAGCGACAAAAATGTCGTCATGCTGGATGCTGCGCTTGCACATTTCGCAGACAAGGTAGCTGAGGCTCAGGGAGGCGACTTCCGTGAATTACCTGGTTCAGGGGCAGCCGGAGGGATGGGCTTTGCAGCACGCACCTTTCTCGGGGCAGAGCTGCGTCCAGGTATTGAACTGGTAATGCATCAGGTGGGGTTTCGGCAACGACTTGAGTATGCAGACTTGGTCATTACAGGTGAGGGGAGGCTGGATGGTCAGAGCATGTCAGGGAAAACACCTATTGGTATTGCTCGCTGCGCAAGGGAAATGGGAGTGCCAGTAGTGGTGCTGGCGGGTAGCCTTGGTGAAGGATGGCAGTCTGCTTACAACGAAGGCGTTACTGCTGCCATGTCCTTAGCCGATGGACCTATGGGACTAGATGAGGCACTTTTACGCTGTGCTGAGCTGCTATCAGATCGAAGCGAAAGTGCATTACGCTTGTTCCAATCAGTATTACAACGATTTATTTAA